The DNA window AATGAGTAATATCGAAGAACGTGTCCGCAAGATTGTTGTGGAACAGTTGGGCGTTAAGGAAGAAGATGTCACCAACAGCGCATCTTTCGTCGACGATCTGGGCGCAGACTCGCTGGACACGGTCGAACTGGTGATGGCACTGGAAGAGGAGTTTGAAACCGAAATTCCTGATGAAGAAGCCGAAAAGATCACCACGGTGCAGCAAGCCATCGACTACATCAATGAGCATCTGCCCAGCGCCTAAGCTTGGGTGGGGTGATTG is part of the Ectothiorhodosinus mongolicus genome and encodes:
- the acpP gene encoding acyl carrier protein, with the translated sequence MSNIEERVRKIVVEQLGVKEEDVTNSASFVDDLGADSLDTVELVMALEEEFETEIPDEEAEKITTVQQAIDYINEHLPSA